Proteins found in one Amycolatopsis umgeniensis genomic segment:
- a CDS encoding DUF4232 domain-containing protein has translation MTTRTNVRRSAAVLLVAGAAAGATVLTAGTAGAMPTDFHCTSGQVTSRLVYGGAGAGGRDAAIQFTARSGETCTLPGALPIDLVGAHDVMLSSDAAPDAPSVEISDGSSAYIPLHWTAIGSPQQQTPLAITVTAPQETSPRGDTSDPRITLPWNLGAVNAAPESHTIRTGATTAGTAPTV, from the coding sequence ATGACCACTCGCACGAATGTCCGCCGGAGCGCCGCGGTCCTGCTCGTCGCCGGAGCGGCGGCCGGGGCCACCGTCCTGACCGCCGGGACCGCCGGCGCGATGCCCACCGACTTCCACTGCACGTCGGGCCAGGTCACCAGCCGGCTCGTCTACGGCGGAGCGGGCGCAGGGGGACGGGACGCCGCCATCCAGTTCACCGCGAGGTCGGGCGAGACCTGCACGCTGCCCGGAGCGCTGCCCATCGACCTCGTCGGCGCCCACGACGTGATGCTGTCCTCGGACGCCGCACCGGACGCTCCGTCGGTGGAAATCAGCGACGGCTCCTCGGCCTACATCCCGCTGCATTGGACCGCGATCGGCTCACCCCAGCAGCAGACACCGCTGGCGATCACGGTCACCGCGCCCCAGGAAACCAGTCCGCGCGGCGACACCAGTGACCCGCGGATCACGCTGCCCTGGAACCTCGGCGCGGTCAACGCCGCCCCGGAGAGTCACACCATCCGCACCGGGGCGACGACAGCCGGCACCGCGCCCACCGTCTGA